AGTCTGGGTTcaggaaattaaaagagaaaagaaactggggAAAAGGATATAGATTGTTTTTATCATGACAACATGCTACTTTCAATAACTGGCCAGAGGGACTGACTTAGAAGTTGTGTCAGCTCACTCAAACCAAATGTTGGCTGGCAGCATGAATCGGCTTTCACTGTCAAAAAGTGATCTGCTTAGGGAgccgaggtggctcagtgggttaagcctctgccttcagctcaggtcatgatcccagggtcctgggatcaaatcctgcattgggctctctgcttggcagggagcctgcttcctcctctctctctgcctgcctctctgcctacttgtgatctctctctgtcaaatggataaataaaatcttaaaaaaaaaaagtgatcggCTTATCATATAGCTTGTAGGACAATCTAGGCATTGCAAGGCTTAGTGGTCCTTTATGAGCCATGACTTACCTTTATGGATTGGCACCGGTATAGGAACCGGGCTCCTGACACATGAGCTTGTGGGTTGGACTGGAGGCCTATAAATGCCCACAATACCTGGATCTCCAGGGAAACTGGTATGACACAGCAGGAAGTACAATGCATAGCCTGTAGAAGGGTAAAGAAGCATCTGCTTGAATAGCTGCCTATAGTCAGTTACCATGCATTAAGTAGCtactgtttttaaaacattatatataacaGAGAAGGTAATATGTcttagagaaagaacacaaaagtTCACAACAGATCATACTATTagatcttaaaaaattaacattctaaAATGGGAATGACTAACATAGAGATTAATAAAAGGTGAGCTCATGTACACTGGTTATGAGAAGTGTTCTATGAGTGGTGCATAGTCAGTGCTGTGGAACGCCAAGACAAACTGCCACTTCTGGTTAAGGATGGCTTCATGGGACAGGGATGAGTAGTATGTGACTGGAAGTAGTGGTGATGGTAAAGGAAATTCAGGCAGAGATGGCATATAAAAAGGTGTGCAAGTAGAACAGCATATGATGTCATGGAGGGACATTCATTGATTAAAAACTGAATAATAGTGGCTGAGAGTcatctatgtgccaggcatgacGGAGGCACTGGCCTTGAGCACACCACTTGAATGAAGCCAAGGATTTGGACACAGAAGCAGTGAAAGGTTAAGGAAGACATTTCCTTCTAGAAAAGTCCCATCATCTACAGAAACAGgactggttttaattttaatatccatAATTTacacacaaaacaggaaaataaatttttgtgagAACGTGTTATTTGTCTCCTCACCGGAACACTGCAGTTGCTGCTGAGAATCCTCGTCCACTCACTCTTCCGGGCCGGGTCAGCATTACCAAAGATGGCAACTAGTTCTGGGCTGGTCTTTCCATGGAGAGCCTTATAAGTCTCCTGCTGTAAGTGGCTGCAGGCCACCTTTTTCAGCCTGAAATGAAACACCAGGGAGGCTGCAGTTCAATGTTAACATATTAAtccaaacattaaaaatgatactATAAAGTAAATGAGAGTAAATAATCCTTATTATTAGATATAGAAGACTGTCAGAAAACTTTTAGCAATATTAACATTATTTAGATTATAAACTCTCCTAACCAGCATTGTcatccaaaatataaaagttgtcctatcgggatgcctgggtggctcagttggttggacgactgcctttggctcgggtcatgatcccggagtcctcggatcgagtcccgcatcgggctcccagctctgggggagtctgcttctctctttgaccttctcctcgctcatgttctctctcactgtctctctctcaaataaataaataaaatctttaaaaaaaaaaaaaagttgtcctaTCAACATATTCTCTACAGAGACAAAATTGTGGAAAGTGATGCAGAAGCAAAAAGTTACCTGAGCTTGCATCCAGATACTGCATTCACTCCAAATTGTACTTCATGTCTCTTAACAGAGCAAATTCCATCACCCCGACTCTGTAAGAGGGTCATCTGAGGCAGAAAGCGATGGTCAAGGATAgtataacagaataaaaagaaggCAGATTGGAAAATTCACACTCTTATTGTGTCCTTAACACTGTATTTTACCAATGTCAGGACATTGTTCAAGtcacaaatttgttttttaatctagtaactgaaaaacacacagagacaAGAACGATTTCCCCCAAAATGGCTAATCACATAACAATATAAAACtatttcattaaaacaaacaggAAGTGAGTCATGATCCTTACCTTCAGCTAgtttaacacattttaaagccTTTGGTAGCAACAACTTTGAGAacataatgtattactggttCAGTAAAGAAAGTCCTGAATACCTAAAAAGTCAGGGGACCTCAGAATTGGGATACCCAGAAGATGAGCAGCCACAGTTTTTCTCATCAGGCTGCAACAGGCTACCCAGCTCCAAAAAAGGATACAGGGTGACTTAAATCACCAGTTATGGCCAAAAGTGGCTTCCCAACAAGATAGCCAGGATTTCCACTTCTAGGATGAGTAAAAGAAGTAGCTATGTTCTGTTGAAAAGcctggggaaagagggaaagtcACTTACAGAGGAAAGCAAGCTCTCACACCTTCCACTGCCTAGCTTCATACCCTTCTTTATCACAAAGCAGTAAAGTTGCTGCACTGAACAATCTGACTCCCTCCCACAGTGGAGCGTTTTGCAGAAGTTCCTTGTAAAACTTCcgtgttttactttttattcactAAAATAGGTCCTGAGTGATCTTAAAATTCTTCCAAGGATTACAACCAAGGATCGACCAACCCTGTTTCTCAAAAATTACTGTCAATTGAGGGCTATGTTAAGCCTGGctaaaatgagaagaatttaaacataatttagaaGTATCTTTTAATTAACTACAGGTGTTCCAGAGATAAACTAAGAGACATAGGACTTGGTTGATCACTTGAGGGCAGAGTGAAGAAGAAACAAGAGTCTGCTAGGttcaaaaagaagaagcagaagaaagtcAAAAGACGGGGTACCAGTCaagaggtcggggtaccaggtggtgggtattatagagggcaaggattgcatggagcactgggtgtggtgcaaaaataatgaatactgttatgctgaaaataaataaaaaataaattaaaaaaaaagacagtgatcAGGATTGGAAAGTTAGATTAAGtgggaaatgaataaaatgctgaCTGCTGTCACATTATGTCATGTTCATAAATATACACAAGCAAAAATTTGttgtaaatatataaacttaaataatGCAGAAATATAAAGAGTAAAAGTGTGAAACAAAAACCTGCTGAACGTGCAAAAACATGAGAAAAGGTAGTTAAAGAATTTCTGTGGGAGGTTGGCTGAGTTTATGATTCAAAGtgactatttttttctaaaaatgttgtcTGGATTTGAGACTAAAGTATTGCTTCATTGGGGAGCCAGATAATCTGAGAAAATGTTactgaataaatgttaaatatcgTTTGTAGTTAAATTATGAAATACTAAATGCTGAAGCCTCAACTGACAGATTGtaggccctttttttttttttttttatgctgggtgtggaaccctAGGCCTTCATATTCTTAATCTATTCTGCATGCATCACAGAAGCATAGAAATAttgaatttctaatttctaattcagTATTTCTGCTCCCCTTAGTTCCCTATAGAAGAAGGGTTCTAACCCTAAAACGAATGATAAAGTGTTGCTCTAAGGAAGTGCCTGGCTTGACAGTCAGGTTGGTTTGTCCAAAACTGACAGAGACTTTCTGGATTCCAAAAGTCCCATTCGTCTCTATCTCATAGATGACCTGAAATACAAAAGtagaaatcaattaatataaattGTTTAGTGTGCCAATTATACAGAAGATTTTCTGTCTCTAAGAGTTTTATTATACCTGCATGagggtacaacatagtgactatagttaataatagtttattgtatatttgaaagtcatTAAGAGAGTtggtcttaaaagttctcattgcaAGGAAAAACGTATAAACTGTGTAGTAATGAATATCAACTAAACTTACCGTGGTAATCATTTCactctgtgtatatatgtgtgtgtatatgtatatatatatatgaaatcatcatgttttacacctaaaactaatgatatgtcaattatatctcaataagagAAATAACTGAATGAGGGAGActaaataagtaatcttaaaaataccaaatacaaATGCCATGAAGAGAAAGACTTCATATATCTACACATGCAAAAACAGACTGGATAGAGCTCTTTGAAAGGGTTCATGGGAGAAGTTTATGGTAAGgattgaaagggggaaaaaatgaatgagtTTTGACTGTGTGCAGAGAAGATGAGTAGAGAGGGAGCATGGAATGGACACCCAGTTTACTTGGCTCTCCCAATGTCTGAGGATGAATGAAGATAACAGCTAGAGATGGAAGTCATAAGCAATTGAAGGCAACCTTCGATTTCTGAGTAGTCTTTATAATGACGCTTAAGATAATTCTTCCTTCTGTAGGATGATCAAAAGGGAGTCAGGAGGAAAAGAAGTTGACTCTTCTATTTCAGAATTTTCAGATGATACTGATTTTGTCaacagaagaaaatgtggtaAGAACTATAATAAACTGCAAATGGGTAAAGAAAGAGGAGTCAGAAGTAATCATAATCTTTTGTATATGAAATTCTGGAGGATGGTAGCAATGGAAACTGAAATATGGCGGGAAGGGGAAGGTGATGGGCTCAATTCTTGACATGTTAAGTTCCATGCACAAACATTCATGTGGGGTTGGTCTGGTACTTAATGGAAGATGAGGCACCTCTGGTAATGCTGATCAACAAACACCAATCCAGAATCTGACGTCAGTGTCCTCACCTGGGAAACCACATTCTGACAAGTGTTTCCAGACAAGAAAGGAGGATCAGCTTCTGAGACAAGGGTTACAGGAACCTGGAACTAGCAAGGGAAAGAAGCAAATCAACCGAAATCAAagcagtattttctcttttggctATATCTCATGCTGAAatgagtatttttcatttttgaccgccttcccctctccttccattGCCAGCCTACAAGTTAAgatcaaaaatgattttaagtcAACTCTTCTCAAAGCATATTTCTCAGAACATTAATTCCACTAGATATAAAATAAAGGTTCCATagtcaaataaattttacaaatttttgtgagtttttaaaaaagtttttatttcccttaagtaggcttgaactcacaaccccaaaatcaagagttgcaaaCTCTATTGAACCAGcaaggtgcccccaaataaattttagaaatattatattcAGTATTCCCCTCTTAGAGAGTACCAAGTCCTTTAGCACATTAAAGACTCCAAGAAGTCCACtctaaataaagtatttaacTTTACTTAATCCGATGTTTCCCAAACTTATCTAACATTTTATGAGCTTGTATTTCATGTAATGCTTATTAATCATATAGAACATACATGGGAAAAAACGTTTTAGATTCACACTTTAGAGTTTGATATATCACACACAGATTTCCTTTCACAATTACTTTAGACTGAAATGGACTCAGATGCAAAGGGATCAAACAGTCTCCTTCCTTTCCAGTGATAAACAGCATCATACCTTCAAATTCTGCGGATCAGTCATACCTTTTGGAACCTAGAATAAGAGAGTAGCAAGAACTGTGAGTATGTATACACCTCACAGAAAATATCCAGGAGCTTGTGGTTTCACGTGCGGGGAGGAAAAATCAACACATTAGAATGGTTCTTCTCTTCTACCTGACTCTTTATACCAAAATTCTGTGAgtaaagctgggggggggggggttgggctACAACATACCTACTCTGAGCAGAGCTCTAGtgaacagaaaagcaagaggTTTTGGTAAAATAGTGAAATGTCATCCCCTGCCACCCTCCCAAGCCAATCCAATTATCCAGAAGGGAAGAATCTCTTATTCTGGACATATATTCCCCAACTCTTTCATCTTTCCTCAGAGGGCAGGGTTTCTGGGCCCTCTGTTTTTTTATGTAGTTCTTAGGCATTCTGACTTTCAGTTCAGTGCTTTATCCACAACCCAACAGCAGGAAGCATGCTGACTTTATCCACAAGAGTGACAGGGAAGGAATACCACCTTTAAGACTGTGAAGTTATAATAAGAGGCAGCATTGAGGGCTGGATCCAAGGTGCAGCTACTTGTCAAATTCTTGAAGAAACGAGCACAGGTTGTACTTTTACTCTCCAGGAAACCTTAGAATGCAAAGAATTAAGGGAGTGATAAAAGAGaaagcctattttatttttatgaaaagcaatttttagaaaaaaaattttttttttaaagcaatttctgAGAAAGCCTATTTTAAGTGGAATAAAAAGGTTGGCACTTCTGTTTTGGACTCACCTGCAGGATTGTtctcagcacagagcccccaAGCTCCAACTCCCGCAGGCTGCCTCAGCAAGCTGATTACAGACCACGTGGGGAAGTAAGTCAAAATGGGGTCCCCAGCCTGAACAAAGTACAGTAGAAATTCATTCACAGTAAGATTGGACTGAActccaccagaaaaaaaaaagtagagataaaaattaactcaagggcTTATGAAAGTGGATGATACTGTCTTCTAAAAGAGTTGACACCGTTGCAGGGGGGTACCTCAAGGATACCTGGTCTACTCAGCCATGAGGGAAAAACCACACCAAACAATCCCGTCCCTATCCCCAGGCTCACCCTGTAATGAGGTGGTGGTGACTGGGTTTGGAATGTTGAAGTGAAGGATCCACCTCCAAACTCTGAAGCCAGGGCCTCAAAGCGGGTTGCATTGACCTTTTGAAGCTTCTggaaatagtttaattttgctaaaatgttttttaaaagaaaaggggtttagataaaagaaaaatatttatttagaaatacctGGCACACCAAGTAACTgcctttaaaaagtattcttttttaaagattttatttattttttgacagagagaaagagatcac
Above is a genomic segment from Mustela nigripes isolate SB6536 chromosome 4, MUSNIG.SB6536, whole genome shotgun sequence containing:
- the TCTN3 gene encoding tectonic-3; this translates as MCTSQLALLQVLFLLVPEGVWSQPSSSPSGAVPTPSDVGPGSPGGTLQTSSEGSETPWPVPGISTVGPTVVTPSAPGNGTVDLFPVLPICVCDLTPGTCDINCCCDKDCYLLHPRTVFSFCLPGSVRSSSWVCVDNSLIFRSNSPFPSRVFIDSSGIRQFCVHVNDSKLNYFQKLQKVNATRFEALASEFGGGSFTSTFQTQSPPPHYRAGDPILTYFPTWSVISLLRQPAGVGAWGLCAENNPAGFLESKSTTCARFFKNLTSSCTLDPALNAASYYNFTVLKVPKGMTDPQNLKFQVPVTLVSEADPPFLSGNTCQNVVSQVIYEIETNGTFGIQKVSVSFGQTNLTVKPGTSLEQHFIIRFRAFQQNIATSFTHPRSGNPGYLVGKPLLAITGDLSHPMTLLQSRGDGICSVKRHEVQFGVNAVSGCKLRLKKVACSHLQQETYKALHGKTSPELVAIFGNADPARKSEWTRILSSNCSVPAMHCTSCCVIPVSLEIQVLWAFIGLQSNPQAHVSGARFLYRCQSIKDYQQIIDVPLTTVVTFVDITQKPEPPRGQPRIDWKLPFDFFFPFKVAFSRGVDSQKGSASPILILCLLVLGVLKLETR